The Dioscorea cayenensis subsp. rotundata cultivar TDr96_F1 chromosome 7, TDr96_F1_v2_PseudoChromosome.rev07_lg8_w22 25.fasta, whole genome shotgun sequence genome includes a region encoding these proteins:
- the LOC120265972 gene encoding uncharacterized protein LOC120265972, with protein MAKPPNHFLAGIRRLYSKQSFSRSNPSAPVFRNLCSNPSPIHPPFPKLPFDSHLGELLFKPSSSNALLSRILSPKPFNSRRFTSVSSFKLPPLPSRSFSAKSFDAKGSLVEKPLTAVKEVLLRYREAVGLQMEAFWSRNYLILVGAGAAALCIVLWRIMFGVASTFVGLSEGMAKYGFLALATAMVAFSGMYLRSRFTINPDKAYRIAMRKLNTNAGILEVMGAPLSGTDLRAYVMSGGGPKLKKFKLRFGGKRCFLIFPIRGSERKGLVSVEVKKKKGQYDMKLLAVDIPMSNGPDQRLFLIGNEEEYRIGGGLISELRDPIVKAMAAEKEFEVLDDKEEEEDEARELAEAERKQREEERRVEEAEKKQREVENLEKATT; from the exons aTGGCGAAGCCTCCAAACCACTTCCTCGCCGGAATCCGCCGCCTGTATTCTAAGCAATCCTTCTCTAGATCCAATCCCTCAGCTCCGGTATTCCGGAATCTCTGCTCCAATCCATCCCCAATCCATCCTCCTTTTCCGAAACTCCCATTTGATTCCCACCTCGGTGAGCTCCTCTTTAAACCCTCATCTTCAAATGCTCTCCTTTCCCGAATCCTCTCCCCTAAGCCTTTCAATTCGAGGCGTTTCACCTCCGTTTCATCGTTCAAGCTGCCGCCTTTGCCTTCGAGGTCATTTTCTGCTAAGAGCTTTGATGCTAAGGGGAGTCTTGTTGAGAAGCCATTGACGGCGGTGAAGGAGGTGCTTTTGAGGTACCGGGAGGCGGTGGGGTTGCAGATGGAGGCGTTTTGGAGTAGGAACTATTTGATTCTGGTTGGTGCAGGGGCTGCGGCGCTTTGCATTGTGCTCTGGAGGATCATGTTTGGGGTTGCCAGCACTTTCGTTGGGCTCTCGGAAGGGATGGCCAAGTATGGGTTTTTGGCTCTCGCCACTGCCATGGTGGCCTTTTCT GGTATGTATCTTCGATCCAGATTCACTATCAATCCTGATAAGGcttatagaattgcaatgaggaAGTTAAATACAAATGCTGGGATTCTTGAGGTTATGGGTGCTCCTCTGTCGGGGACAGACTTGAGAGCATATGTTATGTCAGGAGGTGGACCTAAGCTGAAGAAGTTTAAGTTGCGGTTTGGTGGCAAAAGGTGTTTCCTTATTTTCCCAATTAGAGGATCTGAGAGAAAGGGCCTTGTAAGTGTTGAAGTCAAGAAGAAAAAGGGCCAG TATGACATGAAGCTTCTGGCAGTTGATATACCAATGTCAAATGGGCCTGATCAGCGATTATTCCTAATTGGAAATGAGGAAGAATATAGAATTGGTGGAGGATTGATATCTGAACTGAGGGATCCCATAGTAAAAGCAATGGCTGCGGAGAAGGAGTTTGAAGTTCTTGATgataaggaggaggaggaagatgaagcaAGAGAACTTGCAGAGGCGGAAAGAAAGCAGCGTGAAGAGGAGAGAAGAGTGGAGGAAGCTGAAAAGAAGCAGCGAGAGGTTGAAAACCTTGAGAAAGCCACTACATAG
- the LOC120264631 gene encoding acid phosphatase 1 — protein MKSLRQLLLLLLVMASGFKHVISSTISTTQFNLDNGLCLSWRLAVEANNMEPWPTVPTACLIYVKSYMLRGQYNKDVEMVVDQIYEFLSSIVVKDDDKDAWILDVDDTCISNIIYYQGKRFGCDPYDPQGFKSWAMKGACPAIPQILGVYKTLIENGFKVFLITGRDELLLGPSTTMNLFMQGFVGHEQLMMRNSTHKGQSATIFKSRIRKQLVEEGYRIHGNIGDQWSDLRGECSGTRTFKLPNPMYFVP, from the exons ATGAAGTCTCTAAGGCAACTACTGCTACTACTTCTGGTCATGGCCAGTGGATTTAAGCACGTCATCAGCTCAACCATATCAACAACTCAATTCAATCTTGATAACGGACTATGTCTTAGCTGGAGACTCGCCGTCGAAGCGAACAACATGGAGCCGTGGCCAACGGTCCCGACCGCTTGCTTGATCTATGTCAAATCTTACATGCTTCGCGGCCAATACAACAAGGATGTCGAAATGGTCGTTGATCAGATATACGAGTTCTTGAGCTCGATAGTCGTTAAAGACGACGACAAAGATGCTTGGATTCTTGATGTTGATGATACCTGCATTTCAAACATCATTTACTATCAAGGAAAACGGTTCGG GTGTGATCCTTATGATCCTCAAGGGTTTAAGAGCTGGGCAATGAAAGGAGCTTGTCCTGCAATTCCTCAAATACTTGGAGTTTATAAGACTTTGATAGAGAATGGTTTCAAGGTGTTCCTGATCACTGGAAGAGATGAGTTGCTGTTAGGACCATCAACAACTATGAATTTGTTCATGCAGGGATTTGTTGGCCATGAGCAGCTTATGATGAG AAACTCAACACATAAAGGACAGAGTGCGACGATATTCAAATCAAGAATTCGGAAACAATTAGTTGAAGAAGGATACAGAATACATGGGAATATTGGAGATCAGTGGAGTGACCTAAGAGGAGAATGCTCGGGCACACGCACCTTTAAACTGCCGAATCCCATGTATTTTGTCCCTTAG